The Ursus arctos isolate Adak ecotype North America unplaced genomic scaffold, UrsArc2.0 scaffold_18, whole genome shotgun sequence genomic sequence GGGCTCggtgccaggcacacagtggaCACTCATGGAGGAACTTCTAGTAACACTGCAGCCGGTCATCACAGCACCGACGTCAGGACGGACCGCCCCTCCGGGCCCCCACCTCCAGCACTCACTGGGCGCGCGCTCCCCGCGCCTCGCCCGCACCCCGGGGGACAGGGCGGCCCCCAGCTCCGGCCCCGCCTCCGGCAGGGCGGGCGGGGGTCACACGTCAGCCACCCCGAACTCCCCGGCGCGGGGGCGCCCCGGGCCCGAGCGAGCCTGGGCGCGCGGGGCGGGacgcggcgggggggggggactgcgGGGCGCGCGGGGCGCGCGGGGCCGGACGCCGGGCGGAGGGCGAGGGCGGGGGCGCCCCGCAGCCGGCCGGCAGGTGGTCGCGCGCTCGCGGGCGGGGGTCCGGCGGGCCGCGCGCCTCCCCCGGAACTCGGCCGTGCCATTCCCATGATGCCCAGCCACCGGGCACGGCTTCCGGAGCGCGGCCGCCGGTAGGTCCGGGGAgggggcgccgccgccgccgcccgcgcccgccccgccccccggccccgcGCGGGCCCGCCGCCTCCCCggtcctcccctcctctccccactccgccctcccctccctccccggggcgcgcgcgcgcgggcggcgggccgggggcggcggcgggccgggggcggggcgagTGCGGccgggccggggggcgggcgctCCGGGCCGCCGCCTGGCCCGGGCGGGGGACGCGCCCCCGAGGCGGCCCCGCGTCCCTCGGAGCCGGCAGCTCGGGGCGGGCGGGCCCAGGTGCGCACAGGTGAGGCCCGGCGGCCGGCGCTTCCGGCCTTGCCCGGCTCCCCGCCCCAAGCGCGGCCGCGGGCCCGGCCCTCCGGCGGAAAGGCGGCTCCGCCCCGCGCTCGGCCGCGGCTTCCGGGAGGGTCGCGGGCCCCGGCCGGCCCCCGGTCCCCGCGGCGCCCGGGTCCCCGCGCATCCCCGCCGCAGACCCGGGCGGaggccggccccgccccgcgggAGGTGCTCGCGCTCACCTGGCCGGGCGCCCCGGGGCCGGGGACCGCGGGGGCCGGTGTGAGAGCGcagggccaggagggcagggagggtctCGCCCCCCCGGGCCCCCTGGCACAGGCGGAGGCCGGGCAGCTTCGCCCAGGGAGAGGTCGTGGCGAGCCGGTAGAGCCTCACCTCCTGGCAGGCCCACGCCCACTTtgggctcccctgccctccttgTGGGCCTGGTACCCTGACCCGCATCTCCCTCACCCAGGGGGGAAGCTGCTACCTGAGAGGGACGAACAGGAGCCGAACCGCTTGTTGGTGAGCTGAGAGATGTGTTTGGGGGCGTTTGGTGCAGGGAGCCAGACTGTTCAGGTGATAAGCATAAGCAGGAATCAGCCCTCCCCGAGGACTGGTGTCCAGACTGAGATGTCCGTGTGCCCTCCGCTGCTTTGTCAATGTTGGCACCACGTGGCTTTGGGGTGCAGGGCTGGACACCCCCACAGCCACCCTCCACTCCTGTTTCGGGGCTCTGGGGCTGCAGGCCGGCCGTTTGACAAAGCCAGAGCCCCTGGCCGCAGCCCGCAGTTCTCTCCAAGTACAGTTTCGGGGAGTTTTTCACAATGATTCATCTCATGCAGTTGATTGTTTTAAAGACACGAGCCGTCGCCGGAGATTCCCTCTGATTCTTAACCTCAGTCTTGCCTGAGGCGATTTGACAATTCAGAGCACCGCTCACTGGGAGCCCCGGGAGAGCATGGGGAACATGGTTAGTAGAGACCAGACTTTTTCCTCCTGCCACAAGTTTGCTACCTAGTGTCGGACTTACTGCATCCCCACACCGATGGGCTCATCCCTGGGCCCGTTGTTTAAAGTTGTATTGCTGCTGAAGGAGTTAACGTTCTTGGTTTAGGCTTTGCGGTCCAAGGCCGGTGCGAACATCTCGAGATCTCTGTCATCCTGCCAAGGCAACTCGGATACTGAGCACGGCAAGGTGGGCACAGCCCCCTGGCCGGGGCAGAGGCCCTCTCCCGACCCTTGTCGTCCCCTCTGCTCTGTGACTGGGGACCCTCCCGAGAGGGTGATGTTCCGGGAGAGGCTGTGGGCCGTGGTGGGACGCTGGCGTCCAAGAAGCGGCAGGTAGCTTCACACGCTTCCCCCAGCGTCAGAGCTGTGGCCCGGGATAGTTGTGAATTTGATGTGATTAACTGTCTTTGGTCTGAGGATTAAGTTTTTACAAACTTGAGTTTCGAGCCCTTAAATTCATGgtctttctttccaaaaaaaaaaaaaatctttactagCTGAAGCTTCAGCCTCTGACCTAGGTGTTTCTGATCCTTACTCTAGTAGTCAAAAGTCTATTGCAAAAGTGGGCAAAGGGTGCTGGGGGGATGAAGACATAATCCTGAAATGCTCTGCAAACATTGGCTGCTAAGTCATCCCACTGAAACGGGCCTTGAGAATTTCAAGGAATTACCATAAATGCTTTTACATTACAGTATCGGTCTTTGGGCACAAAGCCACAGCAGTGAATGCCCTCTGGTTAATTGCTGGTTGCACCTGCTTGGGCATGTCTGTGCCTATGTGGCCGGCCACGCTTTCTTGGAAAGGACTGCGGGGTATAAATATGGGATGATACGCTTGTCAGGACAGAAGCTCCTGGTAGAGGGGGGATCCGTGTTGAAAGCAAAGCCGGTAGGTAGGCCAGTTCCAGCCTACCCGCTGAGGTTGCAAGGGTGGTGACAGCCTCGCGTGGCACTATCGTGGGGTGGAAGTGCGTTTCCCTGTCCCTATAAATGCTGCGGGGCTCTTGCATCTCAACTGCTTTGCATTCCagtttgggggaggggtctgggtGGTCAGGAAAGACGGGGAAAACAGGTTAGGAATGAATGGTTATGTGATGTGTCGTATTTTCCATGTGACTCTACAGTGTGCGCCACGTTCCCCTCTGCAGCCGTGGTCCCTGACCTTTAGGGGAAGGTCTTCAAAGTGTTCCCACAACCAGCCCGGCAACCCTGCTGGTGCAGCCACCTCGGGTCTGAGATCCGGGGCCGGAGTAACCACGCAGGATGGGAAAGGGCGTGGGACAGCGTCTGGGGCAGCTTCTCTGCTAATTAGCAAGACGAGCCCGTGAGACCGCCTGACAGATACACGCTTGACGTTTTTGAATAAAAAGGCTTTAGTGTAACTGACTCAGGACGTTTGGGAAATTATGTTTCAATCGCTCACCTCCCGTCACTTTTTATTTCAGGAGCTCATGTTTCGCATGGAGAATGAAATGACCGGCGAAGCCTCACTAAGCTTAGATTCACACAGCCATTCTTTTGAACCCGCGAGAAGCACGTGCGGCCTTGATCTTGTTGGCATCTCTCGGCAGCCTTTGCCAGAGCTGAAACCGCGCTTCTCTTACAGAGAAGATGGAAGGCCCGAGTAGGAGCGCAGGACGGGAAGGGACGCTGGCGCGTGCTGCTGGCTAAACCCAGCAGCCATGGCTCAGAGCGGTTCCTTCCTCGGTCTCCACCGCTGGCCTCCCGCGGCAGCTGAGTTCCCCGAGGCCTAGGAAGCGTGAGTCACCTGCCCGGTGCCCCGGGCTCACCCGGCGTGCGCCTCTGAGCCGGGCCTCTGGACTCTGGCCCGGCGGGCCGCTTCTCCACGGCCGCGCGTACCAGCAGAGCGGCCTCGCACCAACGTCCTCGCTTTCCTCCCAGGATGTGAAAGGGGCAGAAAAGCAAAGCACTCGCCTCTCTGCACGTCCCTCCCCGTCTGCTAGAATGTTCCTCATGAACGCCCCTCCTGTGGCTGCTCTCCAGTCAAAATGGGAGGCCTTTGGCACGCCCGGGAGCTTTAGGTTTCCCGGGTGCTTCTCGGAGCCGAAAGAGGGCGTCTCGAGAGCCTCGGTGAGCGCCCAGGTACAGATGCTCATCAGCACGCTGCAGAGCGACCCGGCTGCCCTGGGCATGAGCGATGAGCTGGCCCTGCACAGAAGCCAGAGGGCGGACAAAGGCCGGGACGCCAGGCCGGCCGCCACCCCTGCGTTTGCTGCCTGCGGTCTCGCTGCTGGTTTCGTCCCCTCGAGGGAGGAGGACGCCGCAGACTTTGGCCCCTTGGTGCTGGATTCGGACAGCGACGACTCCGTGGACCGGGACATTGAAGAAGCAATCCAGGAGTACCTAAAGGCCAAGAGTGGGGCGGCCCAGCCGCCTGGGGCCCCGGACGGGGGCAGGCAGTGCAAACCAGAGGTTCCTCTGGGTGGGAGCGCCCCACCTGCCCCATGTCCCCCGAAGTTTGCACCCAGCTCAGGAGGCGCCCCTGGCAGCCGCGTGGGAGCCGGCCAGGACCGGGGCTCCGCCTCTCCGGTTAGCGTGAGCAGTGACGACTCCTTCGAGCAGAGCATCCAGGCGGAGATCGAACAGTTTCTGAACGAGAAAAGACAACACGAGACCCCAAGATGTGATGTTTCCGTGGACACGAAACCAGACCCCGGCGATAACGCAGCCAGATCAGCGCTCAGATCCAGCAAAGAGCCGACGGCCAAGGCACATCGGCAGGAGGTCATAGGAGCCTGCAAGGACTTCATCTTCCGGAAACCTCCCAGGCTAGCAAAGGTGAGCCCACGGCCCCGAGGCCTCAGGTCCAAGGCCACTGCCGAGCCGGAGAGCGCAGACGGCGCTAAGCCGGCCACCGCTGCAGGCCGCCCCGCGGAAGCTCCCCCGAGTAAAGGCGCGGTCAGGAGGAGCGCCGGCCCCGGGCGGAGGGCGAAGCGAGCCAAGAGCGCAGCCCTGGTGTGCAAGGTGTCCGGCTCCAGCAGTGACGATGGCATTGAGGAGGCCATCCAGCTGTACCAGCTGCAGAAAAGGAAGGAGGCGGGCGGAGAGCCGCCGCAGAGAACGCACCTCGGGGAGGGAAAGGGGCCCGACCCTCCCACACGCAGCACAGGCCACTCCACGAAAGGTGCCTTGCCCGAAACCCACAGGAAAACACCAGGCAGGAAGAAGCCGGTGGCCCTGAAGGCCGTGGAACTCAGCCCAGGTGGCCCTCACCCTGACCACCCCTCCAAGCCACCCAGAGATCCCAGAGCCACCGCAAACGAGCTTGTGGAACGGCCGCCGTGCCGGGCAGACACGTCCGCTGAGCTGATGTGCGCCGAAGCAATCCTGGACATTTCCAAAACCATCCTGCCGGCCCCCGCGGGGGGCAGTGAGAGACCCCTGCCTGccagcccactctcctgcccCCTAACCGTGCCCTCCCGTTGCGACGGGGACAGCAGCTCCGTGGACAGCAATGATAGCATAGAGCAGGAAATCCGGACGTTCCTGGCTCTGAAGGCTCAGTCAGGGGGTTGGCTGGCCCGAACGGAGAGCTGCCCACAGTCCACACAGAGCCCGGCGCCACCACCTGGCCCCAGGGTCCCCGGCTCTAAAACACTGGGCCTGTCACTGAGCTGCAAAAGGAAACGCAGAGGAGGCAGCCAGGCTGTGCCGCCACCCGCACCCAAGAGGGCGAGAGAGACGGTGCAGGAGGGCGCCCGGGATGCCGACCACAGCCCGGCGAGCACACAGCCCGGCCAGGCCCCCAGGGCGGAAGGCCAGGccagggcccagcccctcccctgcaggcCGCTTGAGCTGGGTGACCAGCACGGTGGCCCCGATGCCAGGGGCGGTGTGTGGCCCGGTCACGGGAAGGCGGCCCCAGCCAGGAGCACCGGTGAGCGGGGGAGCTCTGAGGACAAGAGCAGCTCCCTGGACAGCGACGAGGACCTGGACACTGCCATTAAGGACCTACTACGGTCCAGGCGGAGGCTGAAGAAGAGGTGGAAGGACCCCAGGGCCACGTGCAAGAGGAAGGTCAGGTTTAGCACCACGGAGCCCCAGTTCTTGGATAAACTAGGGGGCTTCCGGAAAGACTGGAAGGACAGAAGCCCCCACCTGTTGAAAAGCTGCCTCTCGAAGCCCAAAAAAGACAGCAAGGAGAACCTGGGGAAAAAGCCTTTGAGCATCTCCTGCAGAGACACGGACAGAAGCAGGGCGGACGGCGCCGGCCCGGGTGACACGCCCCCAGCTCTCCAGCTCAGGAGAAAAGCCTCCGAAGGGAATCTGTTCTGCCGTGAAGCAGACGCCTGTGAGCTTCTAGCCACAGCCCCCGGCTCCCAGCCTCTGCCCGAGGACAGCAGCTCCGTGGACAGTGACGACAGCATCGAGCTGGAGATTAGGAAGTTCTTGGCTGAAAAGGCCAAGGAGTCCGGGAGCGGCTCAGAAGCCCCAGGAGGGGGCCCAGTCACGCCGGCGATGGGGAGCGCGCCCAGGCCGGAGCTGCCGTGCCGGAAGGTGCCAGCAGCCGCCCTGGCCCTTCATCCCGGCGTGTGCACGCGGAGCCAGCGGAGCAGGGGTGATCCTCAGCCAGCCGGAggcctggggggcctggggagaGCCTTCCTTCCGGGCGGGAGGAGCGGCCCCCGCACAGAGCAGGCCTGCCTCCCTGCAGCTGTGGCCAGGCGTGCCAGCGCGGCGGGGACCCTGTCCGCCAAAGGGTCAGCTGCTGGTCGGCGACTGGTTTGCGCTCACAAAGATCAGAGCCCGAGAGGGACCGAGCGTGCCAGGGAACGTGCTCTCAGCTCGCTGCCCACTCGGGCTGAAGCAGGTGCCCGGGCGGAAAGCCCCGGCGTGGCCTTTGCCGTGACCACCCACGGCCAGAGCCCTCGGACTCGGAAGGTGGGAGCAGATGGACTGGGGAGCCCCCAGCCCGGCCTCGCCCTCCCATGGGCCGACTTCGCCCACCAGAGTCGGCTGCAGAGCACCTGGGCGCTGAGCCCGGAAGGCAGAGAGGCTGCATGGAGAGGGGGCTTCGGGGGCCAGAGAGACCAGGGGCCGGAGGGCCAGGACCCCAAGAAAGGCCTGCCCTTCACGGGCTTCTCCTCGCTGCTGTCCACACAGCTATTCCACTTTGGAAAGAGCGTCTCCTGGGGGGGCAAGCAGGCCAGCGTCTTCAGCCCACCCCTGAGCCTGCCCCTGCAGGGCCCGTCCTTCTCGGCCTTCAGAGAGACCCCAGCTGGCCACAGCCCCGTGTTTGGAAGCTCGCACCTGCTCACAAAGAAGGAGGGGGGACGCTGGCCCGGCCGGAAGTCCCAGACGCCATGCACTCTGCACGCCAGGAGGAACTCGGGCTCCGACGAGGACGTTCTAGACCTGAGGTACAGGCAGAGGGCCATCAGTGGAGGCGACGAGGCCCGGGAGGCCTTGGCCAGTGACTCCAGTGAGCTCAGTGACACCTCCGTGGAGGAGGGTGGCAGCCCCGGGGCCAAGGGCAAAGCCCTCCAGCCGTAAGGATGCTCACTGGCtccgtctccgtgggaagcagagAGACACACGGGTACCCGTGTGTGCGCGTGATGCTCGCTGTCCCAGGACAGAAACCAGAGGCCGTGCGGTGCTGTCCTGTACATAGTACGTCCGCTGGGGGCGACGGTGTTATTTAATGGATGTGTCCtggaaaatatgatttttgtagcttttttgtaaattatttaaagtgctgtaaaaaatatttttggaaaatacagttgtTCGATTTTGTAGGGCATGCATCACCGCCGCTTTCTGCGGCGCCGGGCGAGGGTTAGACAAGCAGACCCGTGACCACCGCAGCCGGGCGGAATGACTCTGACTCTGACTCTGACGGTTTGGGTCGACTGCTGCTGGAAGGGGCTGGTCGTGCCTGGGAAGGCAGCGGTCGCCACCCGCCCGCCCCGAGAACCAAGAGCGTCCGCAGAGGTCTCTGCTGGGCAGCACTTGTGACATGAAGGCCCCCGGTCCCGTGAGGCCGGAGCGTGGCTGCCGGACACCACACTTGCGGCCGTGATTGGAAAACTCAAAGCACAAAGGCCAGCGAGCACACGGACTGGCCGTCTCCCGTCGCATGTGGAAATGCCACGTGAGGCCTCGGCGCACATCGGGTCCACACCCGAGCTGGGTGTTTCCCAGCCAGCCTGTGCGATCCCTGCGTGATCCTAACAGCTATTCAATAAAGCTCTTTTTCTATGGGAGCCACTGTTCTCCAGTTTTAGTCACAGCTCCGAAGGGTAACAGACAACGTGTGTTTCCAACATCCTTTTCTTCATCTGGGTGTGGGAAGACACAAGGCTCGGGCCACTTGGCCAGTTCTGGTGCACAGACGCCTCTAGAGTCCAGGACGAGGCCCAGCACTCTCCGGGGGCCGGGGCCTCCTCGGGGTGGGCTCGCAGGCCAGCAGACACGCCTGGCGGCTTTCCGAGGGCCTGCCTCTCCCCGCAGGACCGGGGCTGTGCCCTGCGCGGTGCATGGTTGTGGGCAGGACGCCGGGCCTCGCGGTGTGTTGGAGCCGAGCCACGGTGCCTCGTTGGGTAGAGAAGAGCATGGCTCCCGTGCCTTGTGCTCAGAGGCTGCTGTGGAGACAGGAGAGGCGCTGCGTCCCGTGAGGCGGGCCCTCAGTGGTCAGGTGTTGCTGGGCAGCTGTCCCGCAAACTGCCCTCAGTGACCCCGGTCTTTACGATTCGCCACGCAATTTAGCGTGATGGACGTGGAGCAAGGTCAACTCTGCAGCTGAGCTGAGCTGGTGTTCGAACACGCAAGTGAATTTCCTGGGGTTTAGCAGCGCGGCACCCGTGCCCCAGCCCGCCCGGCACCCACACGGGGGCATTTGCCAGCGCCCTTCCGGCTCTTAACTCACTTAGGTGCTTCTGGGAAAAACAGTTCAATTCGTGTAATCcatgctttaaattttatttaatttttaaagagtgcTCTTAACACTTGAAAACAAAAAGCCTGTTTTTGTACATAAAACTGGGTTTTTAAAGCGCTAATAAATCCAGCACTGCTCGCGAATCAGCTGTGCAGCTTGTCTTCCCTGGAGTGGCCTTTGTGGGGCGATGCCAAGAGGGCCCACCGTGCATTTAGCTCtgagcacccctccccctgccagtcTCCCCCCAACCCGGCCCCCGTCGCACgtgtctccttcctgcctcccggGTTCCCGTGGGCACTGCCATTCACACGCGCCTTGTGTTCACATGCGCCTTGCGTCCACACGTGCCGGGCATAAGCCTGCTTGTGTCCCTGGACTGCCAGCTCACTCCTGCTTCTGCACCCACACCCTAGGTCAACTCCAGCACACGCTGGGGCCAGCCCCGGGTGCCCCTGCACCCTGTCTGGAAGGGGGGCCGCGGTGGGGTGACCGAGTGGGGCCTGGCGCTGCGGCTGCAAATAGCAGACCCCTGGGAGCGGCTGCACGGGACCCCGGGTGCTCACCCCTCCCCCGTGCAGTTGGAGGGATGATGTGTTACCACGTCAAACTGTGATCCTTGAGGGGCTTCTAACCCTTAAGAAGCTCCCCCTCACTTCCCAGGGAAGGAGGGGTCTGTGTGTCCGGGGCTGGAGGTTCATTCATTTAATACAAAGAAGGGGAGAGGCCTGATGTTCACTAGGCCGTCCTGGGACTCACTGCGTCTTTCTGGAAAGGATGGGCACAGGTGGAGTGGCGGCGGGAGGGGCGGCTAATGTGCGATGCCCACCACCCGCGTCTAGAGAGGGAGGGTCTCCCACAGACGAGGCTCAGAATCTGAATTAGTCAGTGGGTTTCCCAAGCTGAGACACACTTGCGTTGGGAAACCAGGCCCTACCTTTAAAATGCAGCCGCTCACCTGCTCCCATAAAAACATGAAGGTATTACCACCTCGATACCCCGTCCCTCGAAATGAATTTAAGGGCCTGCTTAAGGGACCCACCATCCATGTCTGCAAATCACAGCCAGGTCTGCTCCAGGCGAGGCTGACCGGGAGCACGGAATAGTTTGTTCTTTGCGGAATCTTTGGGGCTGCAGCTCTTCTGTGCTCTGGACAGAGATACTGTCCCGTGTTGACAAATTTCCTATCTGTTTGAAACCATTGATTCTAAGTGACTGTAACTGAAAGGCGACAAGCTACTGAAGACAAGTCTACAGGCGTACGTGGACACGTGTCCAGTGTTCGAAGTCGCTGCTTTCCACCCCACCCACAGCCACATCGAGTGACGAATTAGTGAGGTTCTCCTGAAGCCCTATTTCTCGGTGTTTCGCCTCGTGGTGGGAAAAATCGGCCCCACACAGCCAGGCCTCCTCGGGGGTGAAGACGGGCTTTCCAGGCTGCACAAGTGTGGAGGCGCCGTGCTCGCCTCTCTGCTAACTGTTCTGACTGCGGCGAGGACATCGAGGGATGTCAAGACCCAGGTCAGAGAGTGGTGGGGTCCttcccacccctcagccccccaGGGGAGGCTGGTGAGAGCCCAGGGCACGTTCCTGCAGCCCTCCGTAAGACTGCCCGTCCAtatcctcttctccctgctccaggCATGAAGATTCCAGGCAGAAAACATGCCGAAAAGGTACATTCACCATCACCAGGGTTCCTGTAGGACTTGTGTGCAGAGTTGGGGCCGGGACCACGGGGTCTGATGCCCGCGGGTCTGATGCCCGCAGCCGCGCCTCCTAGGGCACACCCCAGGTGGGCTCCAACCCTGGACTGCAGGGCTGGGACTCACCCCAGGCAATGATGTGAGCATCGTCCAAAGCCACAGCGGCAGACGGGAGCACGGCCACCCCGCGGCTCCAGGGCCACGGCCCCACAGCCGGCAGCAGGGCTGCGTCCCCCTGTCCCCACCACGGGGCCTCTCGTGCGTGTGTCTCAGACCTGTCACCAGAGCTCAGCACTCACCAGTTTCCACTGGGAGGAAAAATGGTTATTTTGCCCCATAGTGTTGTAGTGTTGTCCTTCCCTGGAGTCGCTAACGTGCTTTTCACAACCGATGAGGAAGGAATTCATTCTTTTCGGTGAGTTTAGAAACTTGTTTAAAAAggcactctttttctcttttcaatttccACAGACGCTAAACACTGAAGTGTCCTGAGCATTCCCGTATTTTTTGTGACGTGCTCTACAAACTACTTTCCGGACTGATGCCCGGAGAGTCCACTGGTTTCGCCCCTTGGGACGCCACGTAGACCCCggcctcaggctccacactgcaTCTTTCTATCAACAGTATTGATTTTCTCTGGAACCATTTCCATCCCAAATTGGACATTAAGAATGTTGCCGAGACGTTTACTTTTCCACATTAACAATAAAAGCGTTTTAATGAAGAAATAACCAGGCACGGTGTTTAGTTTCTTCTCACTTTCACGGGACTAAAACTTTTGTGAATGAGTTATCACCCGTGGGAGGGAACAATGACTTCGTCTAAACCCCGTGCTTCCCAGGCCTCCTACGACGAACACGCCCCGCTCCCAGGAAGGACGGGGGGAGAGCGAGGTCTGATAGATACCTCCCCTCATTGAGGATCCATGACATCATAGCAAACACAGATCGAGAGCTAGACAGAAAAGTGTGTAATTCCCTGCCTGCTGGTTTTTTAACTTCGTACTGAAAACTGAAGGCGACCACCAGGGGAGAAGTCCCGCGTACTCATCGCCCCCGCCACAGATCTGGCCTCCCGGGCCCGCCCCTCAGCTGCGGGACATTCGCCAGGACTCCAAGCTGGCCAGTGTGGGTCAGGGACAGTGATGGCGCTCCTGCTGGTCTTCCCTGCGCAGCCCCTGTCCTCGCCCCAGGCGGGACATCCGGCCCTCCCGCCGCGGCCTCGCAGAGTTGGTGCGGATTTCCGCCGGGGCCCTTTAGAACAGAAACCCACTCCATGATTTGTCACAAGTATAAAACGGCTCCCAGGAAAGACACAGGGTGGGCTACCCAGACATTCC encodes the following:
- the PPP1R26 gene encoding protein phosphatase 1 regulatory subunit 26 — encoded protein: MFLMNAPPVAALQSKWEAFGTPGSFRFPGCFSEPKEGVSRASVSAQVQMLISTLQSDPAALGMSDELALHRSQRADKGRDARPAATPAFAACGLAAGFVPSREEDAADFGPLVLDSDSDDSVDRDIEEAIQEYLKAKSGAAQPPGAPDGGRQCKPEVPLGGSAPPAPCPPKFAPSSGGAPGSRVGAGQDRGSASPVSVSSDDSFEQSIQAEIEQFLNEKRQHETPRCDVSVDTKPDPGDNAARSALRSSKEPTAKAHRQEVIGACKDFIFRKPPRLAKVSPRPRGLRSKATAEPESADGAKPATAAGRPAEAPPSKGAVRRSAGPGRRAKRAKSAALVCKVSGSSSDDGIEEAIQLYQLQKRKEAGGEPPQRTHLGEGKGPDPPTRSTGHSTKGALPETHRKTPGRKKPVALKAVELSPGGPHPDHPSKPPRDPRATANELVERPPCRADTSAELMCAEAILDISKTILPAPAGGSERPLPASPLSCPLTVPSRCDGDSSSVDSNDSIEQEIRTFLALKAQSGGWLARTESCPQSTQSPAPPPGPRVPGSKTLGLSLSCKRKRRGGSQAVPPPAPKRARETVQEGARDADHSPASTQPGQAPRAEGQARAQPLPCRPLELGDQHGGPDARGGVWPGHGKAAPARSTGERGSSEDKSSSLDSDEDLDTAIKDLLRSRRRLKKRWKDPRATCKRKVRFSTTEPQFLDKLGGFRKDWKDRSPHLLKSCLSKPKKDSKENLGKKPLSISCRDTDRSRADGAGPGDTPPALQLRRKASEGNLFCREADACELLATAPGSQPLPEDSSSVDSDDSIELEIRKFLAEKAKESGSGSEAPGGGPVTPAMGSAPRPELPCRKVPAAALALHPGVCTRSQRSRGDPQPAGGLGGLGRAFLPGGRSGPRTEQACLPAAVARRASAAGTLSAKGSAAGRRLVCAHKDQSPRGTERARERALSSLPTRAEAGARAESPGVAFAVTTHGQSPRTRKVGADGLGSPQPGLALPWADFAHQSRLQSTWALSPEGREAAWRGGFGGQRDQGPEGQDPKKGLPFTGFSSLLSTQLFHFGKSVSWGGKQASVFSPPLSLPLQGPSFSAFRETPAGHSPVFGSSHLLTKKEGGRWPGRKSQTPCTLHARRNSGSDEDVLDLRYRQRAISGGDEAREALASDSSELSDTSVEEGGSPGAKGKALQP